A single Pseudomonas sp. DC1.2 DNA region contains:
- the ureC gene encoding urease subunit alpha, producing the protein MKISRQAYADMFGPTVGDKVRLADTELWIEVEKDFTTYGEEVKFGGGKVIRDGQGQSQLLAAQVVDTVITNALIIDHWGIVKADVGLKDGRIAGIGKAGNPDVQPNVTIAIGASTEVIAGEGMILTAGGIDTHIHFICPQQIEEALMSGVTTMIGGGTGPATGTNATTCTSGPWHLARMLQAADAFAMNIGLTGKGNASLPEPLIEQVKAGAIGLKLHEDWGTTPASIDNCLNVADQYDVQVAIHTDTLNESGFVETTLAAFKGRTIHTYHTEGAGGGHAPDIIKACGFANVLPSSTNPTRPFTRNTIDEHLDMLMVCHHLDPSIAEDVAFAESRIRRETIAAEDILHDLGAFSMISSDSQAMGRVGEVIIRTWQTADKMKKQRGALPGDGEGNDNFRAKRYIAKYTINPAITHGISHEVGSIEVGKWADLVLWRPAFFGVKPTLIIKGGAIAASLMGDANASIPTPQPVHYRPMFASYGGSLHATSLTFISQAAHEAGLPEALGLKKKIAVVKGCREVQKTDLIHNDYLPDIDVDPQTYQVKADGVLLWCEPADVLPMAQRYFLF; encoded by the coding sequence ATGAAGATTTCCCGTCAAGCCTACGCCGACATGTTCGGCCCCACCGTCGGTGACAAGGTCCGCCTGGCCGACACCGAACTGTGGATCGAAGTGGAAAAAGACTTCACCACTTATGGCGAAGAAGTGAAGTTCGGTGGCGGCAAAGTCATCCGCGACGGCCAGGGTCAAAGCCAGCTACTGGCGGCACAAGTGGTCGACACCGTCATCACCAATGCACTGATTATCGACCACTGGGGCATCGTCAAAGCCGACGTGGGCCTCAAGGACGGGCGCATTGCCGGGATTGGCAAGGCCGGTAACCCGGACGTGCAGCCGAATGTAACCATCGCCATCGGCGCCAGCACTGAAGTCATCGCCGGCGAAGGCATGATCCTCACCGCCGGCGGCATCGACACGCACATCCACTTCATCTGCCCACAGCAGATCGAAGAAGCATTGATGAGCGGTGTCACTACCATGATCGGCGGCGGCACCGGCCCCGCCACGGGCACCAACGCCACGACATGCACCTCAGGGCCATGGCACCTGGCGCGGATGCTTCAGGCCGCTGACGCCTTTGCGATGAACATCGGTTTAACCGGCAAGGGCAACGCCAGCCTCCCGGAGCCATTGATCGAACAGGTCAAGGCCGGCGCCATCGGTCTCAAACTGCACGAAGACTGGGGCACCACGCCGGCAAGCATCGACAACTGCTTGAACGTCGCCGATCAATACGACGTGCAAGTGGCGATCCACACCGACACCCTCAACGAGTCCGGCTTCGTCGAGACCACCCTCGCCGCGTTCAAGGGCCGCACCATTCACACCTACCACACCGAAGGTGCCGGCGGAGGTCATGCGCCGGACATCATCAAGGCCTGCGGTTTTGCCAACGTGCTGCCGAGTTCGACCAACCCCACTCGACCGTTCACCCGCAACACCATCGACGAGCACTTGGACATGCTGATGGTCTGTCACCACCTGGACCCAAGCATTGCCGAAGACGTGGCCTTCGCCGAAAGCCGTATTCGCCGCGAGACGATCGCCGCCGAAGACATCCTGCACGACCTCGGCGCGTTCTCAATGATTAGCTCCGACAGCCAGGCCATGGGCCGCGTCGGCGAGGTTATCATCCGTACCTGGCAGACCGCCGACAAAATGAAAAAACAGCGCGGAGCATTGCCAGGTGACGGCGAGGGCAACGACAACTTCCGCGCCAAACGGTACATCGCCAAATACACCATCAACCCGGCGATCACACACGGCATCAGCCACGAGGTGGGCTCGATCGAAGTCGGAAAATGGGCGGATCTGGTGCTCTGGCGCCCAGCATTCTTTGGCGTTAAGCCAACGTTGATCATCAAGGGGGGCGCCATCGCCGCCAGTTTAATGGGCGACGCCAACGCTTCAATCCCGACCCCACAGCCGGTGCATTACCGCCCGATGTTCGCCAGTTACGGCGGCTCGCTGCATGCCACCAGCCTGACCTTCATCAGCCAGGCCGCGCACGAAGCCGGCCTGCCCGAAGCACTGGGACTAAAGAAAAAAATTGCGGTGGTCAAAGGCTGCCGCGAGGTGCAGAAAACCGACTTGATTCACAACGACTACCTGCCAGATATCGATGTCGATCCACAGACCTATCAGGTCAAGGCAGACGGCGTACTGCTCTGGTGTGAACCGGCGGACGTGTTGCCAATGGCGCAACGTTACTTCCTGTTCTAA
- a CDS encoding urease subunit beta, with the protein MIPGEYQIQPGDIELNVGRRTISVKVANSGDRPIQVGSHYHFFETNDALTFDRAATRGMRLNIPAGTAVRFEPGQSREVELVDLAGQRRVFGFAGRIMGDL; encoded by the coding sequence ATGATTCCTGGCGAATATCAGATCCAGCCCGGCGACATCGAACTCAATGTCGGCCGCCGCACGATCAGCGTGAAAGTGGCTAACAGCGGCGACCGGCCGATCCAGGTGGGTTCGCACTATCACTTTTTCGAAACCAACGACGCCCTGACCTTCGACCGCGCCGCCACCCGCGGCATGCGGCTGAATATTCCCGCTGGCACCGCCGTTCGCTTCGAGCCGGGACAAAGCCGCGAAGTCGAGTTGGTGGACCTGGCCGGACAGCGCCGGGTGTTCGGGTTTGCCGGCAGGATTATGGGTGACCTGTAA
- a CDS encoding GNAT family N-acetyltransferase: MNAAQLRRVNIESFAHYRQGLIDLLFDAVKHGASIGFLANLDDAQAHAYINAVQADLENASLLLWVVVHEEKVLASVQLGLCQKANGRNRAEVQKLQVLHEARRRGLGQQLMSALELAARQHKRGLLYLDTEAGSAAETFYQSLGYIRVGELPNYCQRPDGHYAPTAIYFKTLGQPV, encoded by the coding sequence ATGAACGCCGCCCAACTGCGCCGCGTCAATATTGAAAGCTTTGCGCACTATCGCCAGGGCTTGATTGATTTGCTGTTCGACGCCGTAAAACATGGTGCTTCGATTGGTTTTTTGGCCAACCTCGATGACGCTCAGGCCCACGCCTACATCAATGCGGTACAGGCCGACCTTGAGAACGCAAGCCTGTTGCTATGGGTGGTGGTGCATGAAGAGAAGGTCCTGGCCAGCGTGCAGTTGGGTCTGTGCCAGAAAGCCAACGGTCGTAATCGTGCCGAAGTGCAAAAGCTGCAAGTGCTGCACGAAGCGCGTCGACGTGGCCTTGGCCAACAACTGATGAGCGCCTTGGAACTTGCAGCGCGCCAGCACAAGCGCGGCCTGCTTTATCTCGACACCGAAGCCGGCTCCGCCGCCGAAACCTTTTATCAGTCGCTGGGCTACATCCGTGTCGGCGAGTTGCCCAACTATTGCCAACGCCCGGACGGTCATTACGCCCCGACCGCCATCTACTTCAAGACCCTGGGACAACCCGTATGA
- a CDS encoding N-acetyltransferase family protein, with protein MTYLIRDALHTDLPAIRDIYNDAVTHTTAIWNDQAVDLGNRQAWFSARQSQDYPILAIVDGDNTVLGYASFGDWRPFDGFRHTVEHSVYVRHDQRGNGLGAQLVVQLIERAKACNKHVMVAAIESGNVASIRLHERAGFVTTGQMPQVGTKFGRWLDLTFMQLTLNPGAEPPNANKE; from the coding sequence ATGACTTATCTCATTCGCGATGCACTGCACACCGACCTGCCGGCCATCCGCGACATCTACAACGATGCCGTTACTCACACCACGGCGATCTGGAACGACCAAGCCGTTGACCTGGGCAATCGACAGGCCTGGTTCAGCGCCCGGCAATCCCAGGACTATCCGATCCTGGCGATCGTCGACGGTGACAACACCGTGCTGGGCTACGCTTCATTTGGTGACTGGCGGCCGTTCGACGGGTTTCGCCACACGGTCGAACATTCGGTTTACGTGCGCCACGACCAGCGCGGCAACGGGCTGGGCGCGCAACTGGTGGTGCAACTGATTGAGCGCGCTAAAGCGTGCAACAAGCACGTCATGGTCGCCGCGATAGAAAGTGGCAACGTCGCGTCTATTCGCCTGCATGAACGGGCCGGTTTCGTGACCACCGGGCAGATGCCCCAAGTAGGCACCAAGTTCGGCCGCTGGCTGGACCTGACTTTCATGCAACTGACCCTCAACCCAGGCGCGGAGCCGCCGAACGCCAATAAGGAGTGA
- a CDS encoding urease subunit gamma, with product MDLTPREKDKLLIFTAGLVAERRLARGVKLNYPEAMAYISAALLEGARDGQTVAELMHFGTTLLSREQVMEGIPEMIPQIQVEATFPDGTKLVTVHQPIA from the coding sequence ATGGACCTGACCCCTCGCGAGAAAGACAAGCTACTGATCTTCACCGCCGGCCTTGTCGCCGAGCGACGTTTGGCGCGCGGCGTGAAACTCAATTACCCCGAAGCCATGGCCTACATTTCCGCAGCCCTGCTCGAAGGGGCCCGTGACGGCCAGACCGTGGCCGAGCTGATGCATTTCGGCACGACCCTGCTCAGCCGCGAACAGGTCATGGAAGGTATCCCGGAAATGATCCCGCAGATTCAGGTTGAAGCGACGTTCCCCGACGGCACCAAACTGGTGACCGTTCACCAACCGATCGCCTGA
- a CDS encoding urease accessory protein UreD, with translation MNLPVPTAPFTPSWHAELELGYARFGDSTRPIQRRHKGPLRVQKHLYAEGSEVCQHIIIHPPGGIAGGDRLDITASVGADAWAQITSPGAAKWYRAASPAYQHLDLKVAAGATLEWLPQETIIFSAAQAEISTTIDLEGDARVFYWDVVALGRPASGERFERGHFQAQLDIRRDGQLLWHERQRIVGGDGLLDSPIGLDGQPVFATLLVTGEIADDLLEQCRSLPHHVRGDLTQLPGLLVARCLASEALLARGWLIDLWRLLRPALLGKDAVPPRIWST, from the coding sequence ATGAATTTACCTGTCCCCACTGCCCCGTTCACCCCCAGTTGGCACGCTGAACTGGAGCTCGGCTACGCCCGATTCGGCGACAGCACGCGCCCGATTCAGCGCCGGCACAAAGGCCCGTTACGGGTGCAAAAGCACCTGTATGCCGAAGGGTCCGAGGTGTGCCAGCACATCATCATCCACCCGCCGGGCGGGATAGCCGGAGGCGATCGGCTCGATATCACGGCCAGTGTCGGCGCCGACGCTTGGGCGCAGATCACCAGCCCTGGCGCGGCCAAGTGGTATCGCGCCGCCAGTCCCGCGTATCAGCATCTCGACTTGAAAGTGGCGGCCGGTGCGACGCTGGAATGGTTGCCGCAGGAAACCATCATTTTCAGCGCGGCCCAAGCCGAGATCAGTACCACAATCGACCTTGAGGGCGACGCCCGAGTTTTTTACTGGGACGTGGTGGCGCTGGGTCGTCCGGCCAGTGGCGAGCGTTTTGAGCGTGGGCATTTCCAGGCGCAGCTCGATATCCGCCGGGACGGCCAGTTGCTCTGGCATGAACGCCAGCGCATTGTCGGCGGCGACGGGTTGCTGGACTCGCCCATCGGGCTCGACGGCCAACCGGTGTTTGCCACCTTACTGGTGACGGGTGAAATCGCTGACGATTTATTGGAACAGTGCCGCTCGCTGCCCCATCACGTGCGCGGTGATTTGACCCAGTTGCCGGGACTGTTGGTGGCTAGATGCCTGGCCAGTGAAGCGTTATTGGCACGCGGTTGGCTTATAGATTTATGGCGATTACTGCGGCCAGCGTTGCTGGGCAAAGACGCTGTTCCCCCAAGAATATGGAGCACCTGA
- the urtE gene encoding urea ABC transporter ATP-binding subunit UrtE encodes MLQVDKLHQYYGGSHILRGLTFEVKIGEVTCLLGRNGVGKTTLLKCLMGLLPSKEGTVNWEGKPITTFKPHQRVHAAIAYVPQGREIFGRLTVEENLLMGLSRFPGSEAKEVPAFIYELFPVLLQMKQRRGGDLSGGQQQQLAIGRALASRPRLLILDEPTEGIQPSVIKEIGAVIKKLAARGDMAILLVEQFYDFAAELADQYLVMSRGEIVQQGRGENMEAEGVRGLVTI; translated from the coding sequence ATGCTGCAAGTCGACAAGCTGCACCAATACTACGGCGGTAGCCACATCCTGCGGGGCCTGACGTTTGAAGTAAAAATCGGCGAAGTCACCTGTCTTCTGGGGCGTAACGGTGTGGGCAAGACCACCCTGCTCAAATGCCTGATGGGGCTGTTGCCGTCCAAGGAAGGTACGGTGAACTGGGAAGGCAAGCCGATTACCACCTTCAAGCCGCATCAACGGGTGCATGCCGCAATCGCCTACGTGCCTCAGGGCCGCGAGATCTTTGGTCGTTTGACCGTGGAGGAAAACTTACTGATGGGCTTGTCGCGGTTTCCCGGCAGCGAGGCGAAAGAAGTGCCGGCGTTCATCTACGAGCTGTTCCCGGTGCTGCTGCAAATGAAGCAGCGGCGCGGCGGCGATTTGTCCGGCGGTCAACAGCAGCAACTGGCAATCGGCCGCGCGCTGGCCAGCCGACCACGACTGCTGATCCTCGATGAGCCCACCGAAGGCATCCAGCCATCAGTGATCAAGGAAATCGGTGCAGTGATCAAGAAACTGGCCGCGCGTGGCGACATGGCGATTTTGCTGGTGGAGCAGTTCTACGACTTCGCCGCCGAACTGGCCGATCAGTACCTGGTGATGTCCCGGGGCGAGATCGTGCAGCAAGGTCGCGGAGAAAATATGGAAGCCGAGGGTGTGCGCGGGCTGGTTACGATCTAG
- the urtD gene encoding urea ABC transporter ATP-binding protein UrtD: MRVTATAEFMLEPAFFPVEPNKDAGSSRDAIGLGQRVGPGLDTRHGTILTLEDISVSFDGFKALNALNLYIGVGELRCIIGPNGAGKTTLMDVITGKTRPSHGKAWFGETMDLTLMSEVQIAQAGIGRKFQKPTVFEALSVFENLELAQKTDKSVWASLRARLNGEQKDRIAEVLETIRLTASVNRPAGLLSHGQKQFLEIGMLLMQDPQLLLLDEPVAGMTDAETEFTAELFKSLAGKHSLMVVEHDMGFVGAIADHVTVLHQGSVLAEGSLEQVQENERVIEVYLGR; the protein is encoded by the coding sequence ATGAGAGTCACTGCAACGGCTGAATTCATGCTCGAACCGGCTTTTTTCCCGGTGGAACCCAACAAGGACGCCGGCAGCAGCCGTGACGCGATCGGCCTCGGCCAACGCGTCGGCCCCGGTCTGGATACTCGCCACGGCACGATCCTGACCCTGGAAGACATCAGCGTCAGCTTCGACGGCTTCAAGGCGTTGAACGCGCTGAACCTGTACATCGGCGTCGGCGAATTGCGCTGCATCATCGGCCCCAATGGCGCGGGCAAGACCACGCTGATGGACGTGATCACTGGCAAGACTCGCCCCAGTCACGGCAAGGCCTGGTTTGGTGAAACCATGGATTTGACGCTGATGAGCGAAGTGCAAATCGCCCAGGCCGGTATTGGGCGCAAGTTCCAGAAGCCGACAGTATTCGAAGCCCTGAGCGTGTTCGAAAACCTTGAACTGGCACAGAAAACCGACAAGTCCGTGTGGGCCAGCCTGCGGGCCCGTCTGAACGGCGAACAGAAAGACCGAATTGCCGAAGTCTTGGAAACCATTCGCCTGACGGCCTCGGTCAATCGTCCTGCGGGGCTGCTCTCCCACGGACAAAAGCAATTTTTGGAAATCGGCATGCTGCTGATGCAAGACCCGCAACTGCTGCTGCTCGACGAGCCTGTAGCAGGCATGACTGACGCCGAAACCGAATTCACAGCCGAGCTGTTCAAAAGTCTGGCGGGCAAGCATTCGCTGATGGTGGTGGAACACGACATGGGCTTCGTCGGTGCAATCGCCGACCACGTCACCGTGTTGCACCAGGGCAGCGTGCTGGCCGAAGGGTCGCTGGAGCAGGTGCAGGAAAATGAGCGGGTGATTGAGGTTTATCTCGGTCGCTAG
- the urtC gene encoding urea ABC transporter permease subunit UrtC has translation MNQPLMLTATQKAGPKVTITIGAVILVLLLALPLLSLLSPDSVFHVSAYTLTLVGKILCYAIVALALDLVWGYAGLLSLGHGLFFALGGYAMGMYLMRQASGDALPAFMTFLSWTELPWYWTGTSSFLWSMCLVVLAPGLLALVFGFFAFRSRIKGVYFSIMTQALTFAGMLLFFRNETGFGGNNGFTNFRTILGFGITEPGTRAVLFFATVVLLVASLFIGWRLAQSKFGRVLTALRDAENRLMFCGYDPRGFKLFVWVLSAVLCGLAGALYVPQVGIINPSEMSPTNSIEAAVWVALGGRGTLIGPLLGASVVNGMKSWFTVAFPEYWLFFLGALFIVVTLYLPKGVIGLLKKRGEQ, from the coding sequence ATGAATCAGCCTCTGATGCTCACGGCCACGCAAAAAGCCGGCCCTAAAGTCACGATCACGATTGGCGCGGTGATCCTCGTTTTACTGCTGGCGTTGCCACTGCTGTCGCTGTTGTCGCCCGACAGCGTGTTTCATGTCTCGGCCTACACCTTGACGCTGGTGGGCAAGATTCTGTGCTACGCCATCGTCGCGCTGGCACTGGACCTGGTCTGGGGCTACGCCGGTCTGTTGTCACTGGGCCACGGCCTGTTCTTCGCCCTCGGCGGTTACGCCATGGGCATGTACCTGATGCGCCAGGCCTCCGGCGATGCGCTGCCAGCCTTCATGACGTTCCTGTCGTGGACCGAACTGCCGTGGTACTGGACCGGCACCAGCAGCTTCCTCTGGTCGATGTGCCTGGTGGTACTGGCACCTGGGCTGCTGGCGTTGGTGTTCGGATTTTTCGCCTTCCGCTCGCGGATCAAAGGCGTGTATTTCTCGATCATGACCCAGGCCCTGACCTTCGCCGGGATGCTGCTGTTCTTTCGCAACGAAACCGGCTTTGGCGGCAACAACGGCTTTACCAATTTCCGCACCATTCTTGGCTTCGGCATCACTGAGCCCGGCACTCGTGCGGTGCTATTTTTCGCCACGGTGGTATTGCTGGTCGCCAGTCTGTTCATTGGCTGGCGGCTGGCGCAAAGCAAGTTCGGGCGCGTACTCACCGCACTGCGAGATGCGGAAAACCGCCTGATGTTCTGCGGCTACGACCCGCGTGGTTTCAAGCTGTTTGTCTGGGTCTTGAGCGCCGTGCTCTGCGGTTTGGCCGGCGCATTGTATGTGCCGCAAGTCGGGATCATCAACCCGAGCGAAATGTCGCCGACCAACTCCATCGAGGCCGCCGTATGGGTAGCCTTGGGCGGTCGCGGCACGCTGATCGGGCCGCTGCTCGGTGCCTCAGTGGTCAACGGCATGAAGAGCTGGTTCACCGTGGCGTTCCCGGAATACTGGCTGTTTTTCCTCGGCGCGCTGTTCATCGTCGTGACCTTGTATCTGCCGAAAGGCGTGATCGGTTTGCTGAAAAAAAGAGGTGAACAATGA
- the urtB gene encoding urea ABC transporter permease subunit UrtB, protein MRTALYRFLLAIALLLPMAAHAGDAEDFVAANPAQQAKLLETWAAQPAPARVELINALQQGELTVDGQPKTLRLNNRLRGLIDTALASHQLLAADPKIRLTAAQQLQKSATPPQLKFLDQQLAGEKDESVHAALSLALANLQLVDSNPAVRLAAVRLLGETGDPLARTRLESLLQPGVEADANVRTAAETSLAQVKHKLLIGEILGEAFSGMSLGSILLLAALGLAITFGLLGVINMAHGEMLMLGAYSTYVVQLMFQRFAPNAIEFYPLIALPVAFFVTAAIGMALERTVIRHLYGRPLETLLATWGISLMLIQLVRLLFGAQNVEVANPTWLSGGIQVLPNLVLPYNRIVIIAFALFVVVLTWLLLNKTRLGLNVRAVTQNRNMAACCGVPTGRVDMLAFGLGSGIAGLGGVALSQIGNVGPDLGQSYIIDSFLVVVLGGVGQLAGSVMAAFGLGIANKILEPQIGAVLGKILILALIILFIQKRPQGLFALKGRVID, encoded by the coding sequence ATGCGCACCGCCCTTTACCGCTTTCTCCTCGCCATCGCTTTGCTGTTGCCGATGGCCGCCCACGCAGGGGATGCCGAAGACTTTGTCGCGGCCAATCCCGCGCAACAGGCCAAGCTTCTGGAAACCTGGGCCGCGCAGCCCGCCCCGGCCCGTGTCGAACTGATCAACGCCCTGCAACAAGGCGAGTTGACTGTCGATGGCCAACCGAAAACCCTGCGCCTGAATAATCGCCTGCGGGGTCTTATCGACACCGCACTGGCGAGTCACCAATTGCTCGCCGCCGACCCTAAAATCCGTCTGACCGCCGCTCAGCAATTACAGAAAAGCGCGACACCGCCACAGCTTAAATTCCTCGACCAGCAACTGGCTGGCGAAAAAGACGAAAGCGTTCACGCCGCCCTGAGCCTGGCCCTGGCCAACCTGCAATTGGTCGACAGCAACCCCGCGGTGCGCCTCGCCGCCGTTCGTTTGCTCGGGGAAACCGGTGACCCGCTGGCGCGCACGCGTCTCGAAAGTTTGCTGCAACCGGGTGTCGAAGCCGATGCCAACGTGCGCACCGCTGCCGAAACCAGCCTCGCCCAGGTCAAACACAAACTGCTGATTGGCGAGATCCTCGGCGAAGCCTTCAGCGGCATGTCGTTGGGCTCGATTCTGCTACTGGCCGCACTCGGCCTGGCGATCACTTTTGGCCTGCTCGGTGTGATCAACATGGCCCACGGCGAGATGCTGATGCTGGGGGCTTACTCGACGTATGTGGTGCAGCTGATGTTCCAGCGCTTCGCCCCGAACGCCATTGAGTTCTACCCACTGATCGCCTTGCCGGTGGCGTTTTTTGTCACCGCAGCCATCGGCATGGCGTTGGAACGCACCGTCATTCGCCACCTCTATGGCCGCCCGCTGGAAACCCTGCTCGCCACCTGGGGCATCAGCCTGATGCTGATTCAATTGGTGCGGTTGTTATTCGGTGCGCAGAACGTTGAAGTGGCTAATCCGACCTGGCTCTCGGGCGGGATTCAGGTGTTGCCCAACCTGGTGCTGCCATACAACCGGATCGTGATCATCGCTTTTGCGCTGTTTGTGGTGGTATTGACCTGGCTGCTACTAAACAAGACTCGCTTGGGCCTGAACGTGCGCGCAGTCACTCAGAACCGCAACATGGCGGCCTGCTGCGGCGTGCCCACCGGGCGCGTGGACATGCTCGCCTTCGGCCTCGGCTCAGGCATTGCCGGCCTCGGTGGCGTGGCGCTGAGCCAGATCGGCAACGTCGGCCCGGACCTCGGGCAGAGCTACATCATCGATTCGTTCCTGGTGGTGGTACTCGGCGGCGTCGGGCAGTTGGCCGGTAGCGTTATGGCCGCCTTCGGGCTGGGCATCGCCAACAAGATTCTCGAACCGCAGATCGGCGCCGTGCTCGGCAAGATCCTGATCCTCGCGCTGATCATTCTGTTTATCCAGAAACGTCCGCAAGGCCTCTTCGCACTGAAAGGACGGGTGATCGACTGA
- the urtA gene encoding urea ABC transporter substrate-binding protein, producing MKRRSLIKAFTLTASIVAMGMTWTVQAAETIKVGILHSLSGTMAISETSLKDMALMTIDEINAKGGVNGKMLEPVVVDPASNWPLFAEKGRQLLTQDKVAVVFGCWTSVSRKSVLPVFEELNGLLFYPVQYEGEEMSPNVFYTGAAPNQQAIPAVEYLMSEEGGSAKRFFLLGTDYVYPRTTNKILRSFLHSKGVADKDIEEVYTPFGHSDYQTIVANIKKFSAGGKTAVISTVNGDSNVPFYKELANQGLKATDVPVVAFSVGEEELRGIDTKPLVGNLAAWNYFESVENPVNKKFVADWKAYAKKHNLPGADKAVTNDPMEATYVGIHMWAQAVEKAKSTDVDKVREALAGQTFAAPSGFTLTMDKTNHHLHKPVMIGEIQADGQFNVVWQTDGPIRAQPWSPFIKGNDKKPDYAVKSN from the coding sequence ATGAAGCGTCGCAGCTTGATCAAGGCTTTCACACTCACGGCATCTATTGTCGCGATGGGCATGACCTGGACTGTCCAGGCCGCCGAGACCATCAAGGTCGGTATCCTGCATTCGTTGTCCGGCACCATGGCGATCTCCGAAACATCCCTGAAAGACATGGCGTTGATGACCATCGACGAGATCAACGCCAAGGGCGGCGTGAACGGCAAAATGCTGGAGCCCGTGGTGGTCGACCCGGCGTCGAACTGGCCGTTGTTTGCTGAAAAAGGCCGACAACTGCTGACTCAGGACAAGGTTGCCGTGGTGTTCGGTTGCTGGACCTCGGTGTCGCGTAAGTCGGTGTTGCCGGTATTCGAAGAACTCAACGGTTTGCTGTTCTATCCCGTGCAATACGAAGGCGAAGAAATGTCGCCGAACGTGTTCTACACCGGCGCCGCGCCCAACCAACAGGCGATCCCGGCAGTGGAATACCTGATGAGCGAAGAAGGCGGCAGCGCCAAGCGGTTCTTCCTGCTGGGCACCGACTACGTCTACCCGCGCACCACCAACAAGATTCTGCGTTCGTTCCTGCACTCCAAAGGGGTGGCCGACAAAGATATCGAAGAGGTCTACACCCCGTTCGGGCACAGCGACTATCAAACCATCGTGGCCAACATCAAAAAATTCTCGGCAGGAGGCAAAACAGCGGTCATCTCCACCGTCAACGGCGACTCCAACGTGCCGTTCTATAAAGAGCTGGCCAACCAGGGCCTGAAAGCCACTGACGTTCCGGTCGTAGCGTTCTCGGTAGGTGAAGAAGAACTGCGCGGCATCGACACCAAACCGCTGGTGGGTAACCTCGCCGCATGGAACTACTTCGAGTCGGTCGAGAACCCGGTGAACAAGAAGTTCGTGGCGGACTGGAAAGCCTACGCCAAGAAACACAACTTGCCGGGTGCTGATAAAGCGGTAACCAACGACCCGATGGAAGCCACTTACGTGGGCATCCACATGTGGGCACAAGCGGTGGAAAAAGCTAAATCCACCGACGTCGATAAAGTCCGCGAAGCACTCGCGGGCCAGACTTTCGCCGCCCCGTCGGGCTTCACCCTGACCATGGACAAGACCAACCATCACCTGCACAAACCCGTGATGATCGGCGAGATTCAAGCCGACGGTCAGTTCAACGTTGTGTGGCAGACCGACGGCCCGATCCGAGCCCAACCGTGGAGCCCGTTCATCAAGGGCAACGACAAGAAGCCGGACTATGCAGTAAAGAGCAACTAA